A window of Blautia argi genomic DNA:
TGGTCATTGGAAAACCGGAATTAGAAGCCAGGCGGCTCTGATGGGGGCGAATGGTGCAGGACAGAAAGTCGGACAGGGGCTGGTTACTGCTTTATTAGGAGGGATTATGTCGATTGCTGGTTTCAGTGGAATGGCCGCTGTACAGTCAGAAAAGGCAATCGGAAGTGTATCAGGGTTATTCCTTTTTGTTCCGCTTGTGTTTACCATCATTGAATTCGCAATCATCTACATATACGATCTTGATAAAAAATATGATACCATTATGAAAGAACTTGAAGAAAGAAAAGGGCAGGAAGCATGAAAAATCTGATTACAAGAATGGATGACTTTGGGAGTGCTTTTGCAGCAGATGGTGCAATTTTTCAGGCTATAAAAAAAGGAGATTATGTTAAAAATGTATCTTGCATGGCTGTAGCACCATATATTGAAAAGGATGCAAAAGAACTGGAAGAACTAAGAAAAAAGAAAAGTATCTGTATTGGGCTCCATGCAACGCTTAACAGTGAGTGGGAAAAGATTGACTATCATAGCATTTTAAATCCAAAAGAAATTTCTTCGCTTGTAGATGAAAAGGGGAAATTTGCAATGCATCCGATGCTTTTTGAAAAACGAATGCCAAAGACGATAGAGTGTATCCGGGAGATTTCAGCACAGCTGGATAAATTAACCACTTTTGGACTGACAGTAGAGTATATTGATACCCATATGCTTCCAGATGCAGTTGTTCCAGGGTTAAAAGAAGCCCTTACAGAGTTTGCAAGAAAAAAAGGCCTGATTGACCAGCGGTGGTTCTATACTTTCGCACAGGAACATCAGCCGGTGTTAGACGGGAGTGAATCCTTAGAGAAGGATGCAGAGGCATATAATAAGTGGTTTGAGGGTTTTGAAGAAGGTAAGCAGTATATTAATATCCTTCATCCGGCAAAATATTCCGAAGAAACAAAGTTGTTTTATAATCAGGTGCTTACCGGAAATAGAGTGGCTTGCCAAAGAGAAGCGGAGCAGCAGCTTTCAAACAGTGGAAAACTGGAGGAATTTTGCGAAAGCTTGGAAATTAAAAGAATAAAGTACACAGAGGCTGCTCCGCAGGGAGATACAACTCTTTCTGCAGCTATGAACTTCTGAAGGGCCTGCTATGAAAGAAAAATATTCAATTTACGCATTGATCACGGTAACATGCTGGGCTTTTTCTAATGTACTGACGGGAATCGTCATGCAGGAAATATCCACCTTTGAACTGGCATTTTTGAGATATTTTATAGCTGTAAGTGTTTTGCTGGTAATTGTATGCTGGAAAAAGCTGTCATTACCAGCAAAGAAAGATATTCCGTGGTTCTTTTTAAGTGGCGGGCTCGGTTTTTTTCTGTACACGGTATGCTTTAATCTGGGATGTGCAAAGACAACATCAGCTGTGAGCAGTACAATCATTGCGGCAGTTCCGCTGTTCACAGCTATTCTCTCGGGAATTCTGTTGCAAGAAAAGATTATGAGGGTGCAGTGGAATGGGATTATTCTTGCATTTACAGGTGTACTGATTTTAGTTTTTGAACCAGGGAAAATGGAAATAACATCAGGAACACTATGGCTTCTGGGAGCAGCAGTGATTTTAAGCTTCTATAATCTGGTTCAAAGAAAATTAACACAAAGATATACGGCACTTCAGGTATCTGTATATAGCATTTTTTGTGGCTTCCTTTTTCTGTGCATATTTGCTCCAAAGGGATGGCGTGTGATTGGAGTGCTATCAACGGTATCGTGGGTGTGTATAGGTGTTATGGGGATTTTTTCAAGTGCAGTTGCATATGTTTGCTGGGCAAAAGCATTAAGTCTTGCACCACAGACATCCAGTGTCAGCAATTTTATGTTTTTGACACCATTCATTGCAACGGTTCTGGGATATTGGATACTTGGAGAAACATTATCCTTTCAAAATGGAATTGGAGGAGTGCTGATTCTTGCAGGGCTTTTATTGTTTCGTTGGAAAAAATAGTGTGCTGTAAATAGATATAAAATTTGTGGCACAACAAAAAAAGATAAGTTATAATATGGTTATTGTACAAAAATATAATAACTGTGTTATAACTTATTTTAGTGTATTATGTATGCATAACTATGATTTGAAAGGAGCAGAAGACTGTGGAGAAAGAGAGAAAGGCTGCACTTCCAACAACACTTCGGCAAAAAAATTATCTTACAATATTAAATACATTCCGTGGAGAAGAAGCTCTTTCAGCAAATGATGTGTCTGCGATGACTGGAATCAGCAGGGCAACAGTGATGAAAGCCATTAATCATTTTACAGAGTGTGGACTTTTAAAATCAGTAGGAAAAGGAGATTCTACCCAAATTGGAGGAAAGAAACCAGAATTATTCTGTTTTTGCATGAAACGTTATATTCTATGTATTGGATTGTGTGCCGAAGAAATGGTTGCATCTCTTTATGATTTGAAGAATAATTTGATTGCAAAAGAATATATACCATATAACAGGAAGGAAGATGTGAATACTTTTTTTGATAAGGTAGAGTATATTTCTGATTTATTATTTGAAAAAGTAGAAGATGGGCGTGAACTGTTATATGGAGTATCCCTGTGTATGGGCGGATTTTTGGATATAACCACAGGGGTTCTTCAATATTCCGCATTGACGCCAGAGTGGGGGTATAATGTTCCTCTAAAGGAGATGCTTCAGGAAAGATTTCCAGAAAAGGAGATTGCGATTGATAATGTAGCAAGGATGGCAGCTTGTGCGGAAGTATTAGATAATCCTGCGTATGAACAAAAACGTGTGGCTGTGCTTTATACAGATGTTGGTGTATCAGCATGCTATATTGATAAGGGTCATATTTTACATGGTAGAAATTCAATGATCGGTGAGATAGGAATGATGGTTATTTCGCAGTCAGATGTGAAACCATATACGAATGCAGATACAGCATTATTTTCAAATCAGATAAGTGAGAAAACTATAGTAAGTAATGTTTTCGCACAAAAGGAAAAGCTTAGAGAAAGCAGCCTCTATGAATTTCGGGATGACTTGAAATTAATGGATATTTTTAGTGAAGCAAATAAGGGAGATGTCTTTGCTAGAGAAATTGTAAAAAAAGCAGCGTGGATATTTAGTGCGGCTTTACAAAACATTGTAGTGAATTTTGATCCAGAAGTAGTTATTTTTCAGGGGAATTTTTCAAGAGGAGGGAAGTGGTTTGAAGAATGTTTGTGGGAGGCTATGAGATGTTATCCTCAAAGCAAACTTTCAGATTCTTTTGAAATAAGATATGATATGAGACCTTTGATTTCACTGCAAATGAGAGGAGCAACAAAGGTCATGGTTTGTAAGTTTTTTCAGGAGGAAGAGTGGATCAGAAAATAAGTAATCAATATCAGAGGTGCATACCATCGTGTACATGACACGGGATATGTGCCTTTTTTTGTGGGAAGGGGAGCAGAGAAGCGGTCTGACCGGTGGAATAGTTTAAATAAATAAGGAAAACAAAAAAGCCAAACCCCTTCACTTCATATGGGGTTGGCCTTTTCATACTGGTGTCCGGTAAAACCTCTGAGGTAAACAGGCGCAGAGGTGCTGATAAATTCCCGCTCCGTCTGCAGCACAGGAGAAGAAGAACTGCCCAGAGAATCGGAATCCTGCCCTTTTTCTGTCCAGCCCAAGGGCTGCTGTCCACAGGGTAAAGTACAGAGAAAGAATCAAAATTGCAACAATGCAGAGAAAGAGAGAAGCAGAAGAACCGTGGATTTCCTTACAGCTTAAAAAGAATCCCAGATCGCAGAAAAAGAACAGGCAGAACCAGCCTGCAAAAGGTACAGACCCATCAGGGGAGGGAACAGGGTTTATATGAATCCGAACAGGTGTGTTTTTCCCTTTTTTCATGGCTTCTCCTTTCTGTCGTTGTCTTGTCTTTGCTCTCTTAAATGGGAGGTAAAGCCTGTAGACTTTCCGGCTTTTTGTTTTTATAAAATTCCAGTTTTGTATTTAAGAAAAGGGTGGTGCAGAAATCAAAATCCGTTTCCGTCCGCATGAGAAAGCTTTCCGGTATACCCAGGTCCCGAACCAAAAGACAGTCGTTTCCGGCGCTTAATTTCCAGTGTGCCGCAAAGCTGTGTTTCCCCCTTTACTCTTACAGAGAAAGTAAGCTTCTGTGTCTGACAGGGCTTTTCTTGTAAATTACAGATGGTGAGACAGATTCAGCCATGGGAGATTTTGAGGCAGATGTCCGGACAATCTCAAACTGCAGATTACGGGAGAGATAAAAAAGCTGACAAAACGCCAGTATCAGATAAATGCCCAGAAACAAAAAGACTGCACAGGCAGCAAGGTTCTGATATAAAACTGCCAGATACAGGCAGAGGAAAAGAGCGATAAACGTGAGAAAATGAACGGCCATAATACACATCTTCCTTTCCGATTTTTCAGGACGGTTTTGTTCGTACAGAAGGCGCGGGAACCGTTTTTAAAATTTCTTCCAGAACAGAACGTGCGCTTACCTGGCTGATTCGCGCCTTGGAGGTTAGGAAAATGCGATATACGCATACGTCGGTAAAAATACGCTGTACGTCCCTGGGCAGTACATCAGGGGTAAAGGTCAGGCGTTTTTCTTTCAGGCTTAAAGCTCTGGGAAAGGCAAGTGCCATAGTGGTTTTTTCTACACCGGGATCTTCTTTTCCAATGACGGCTTTTTGCACCTCCTGAATGACCTTATGCGCCAACTGGCTGTGGAGTCTGGTTGTATTTTCCATATGCTTTTCCCATTATTTGCAAAAATTCTGAAAAAATAGATAAATTCTTAAAATAATTATAATATAAGACAGGAGATATCACAATACAAAAAGGCGGTTTTTACAGGGATTTAAAAATTATGCACTTACACGCTTTAAATTATTAAAATGCTGTTGACAAATTCAGGGTACAGATATATGATAAGGCTACTTTTGCAGTGTAAAAAACAGGAGGAAAAAGCCATGATTATCGTATTGAAAAAAGGGGCAGAAAAAACAAAAGTAGAAGCCCTGAAACAGGAACTTGTTCAAATGGGACTGCAGCTTCATCTTTCTGATGGCATAAATACATCTCTTATCGGTCTGGTAGGAGATACTACAGAGGTAGACGCTGAGTGGCTGGGAGCGTTGGACGTAGTAGCTGCTGTAAAGAGAATCAAGGAACCATACAAAAAGGCGAATAAAGATATGCACCCAAAGGACACGGTCATAGAGGTGGCAGGCAGAAAAATCGGCGGAGGATTTTTTCAGGTAATTGCAGGTCCCTGCTCTGTGGAAACCAGAGAGCAGATGACCGAGGTTGCCCTTGATGTACAGAAGGCGGGAGCAGGTCTTTTAAGAGGAGGCGCTTTTAAACCCAGGACTTCTCCGTATTCTTTCCAGGGACTGGGAGATGAGGGCTTAAAGATGCTTTTGGAGGCAAAAAAAGCAACCGGACTTCCCATTGTAACCGAAATCATGAGTACCGCGCATCTTCCGCTGTTTGAGGACGTAGATGTGATTCAGGTAGGTACCAGAAACATGCAGAACTTTGAACTTTTAAAGGAACTGGGAAAGGTAGATAAGCCCATTCTTTTGAAGCGGGGAATGGCAAATACCCTGGAGGAACTTCTTATGAGCGCAGAATATATTATGGCAGGAGGAAACGAAAAAGGTCATTCTCTGTGAAAGGGGAATCCGTACATTTGAAACTTCTATGAGAAATACCCTGGATATTTCTGCAATTCCCATGTTGAAATCCAAGACCCATCTGCCTGTAATTGTAGATCCAAGTCATGCAGCGGGACTGCGCTTTATGGTAGAGCCTCTGACTATGGCAGCTATTGCAGCAGGCGCAGACGGCGTGATGATTGAAGTACATAACAATCCGGAAAAAGCCCTGTGTGACGGAAAACAGTCTTTGACACCGGAAAGCTTTGCCGGATTAATGGAAAAGGTGAAAAAGACAACGGCTTTCTTTGGAAAGGATATGCAGGAGGCAGGCGTATGAAGTCGCTGGTTTTAGCAGAAAAGCCTTCTGTGGCAAGGGATATTGCCCGTGTTTTAAAATGCAGCAAAAAACTGAACGGTGCACTGGAAGGGGAACGCTATATTGTAACCTGGGCGCTGGGACACCTGGTCACCCTGGCAGACCCGGAAGAGTACGATAAAAAATACAAAGAATGGAAGATGGAAGTCCTTCCCATGATGCCGGAAAAAATGGAGCTGGTGGTAATCAAGCAGACCGCAAAGCAGTATCAGGCAGTGAAGACACAGCTTTACCGCAAAGATGTGGGAGAGATTATTATTGCCACGGACGCCGGAAGAGAAGGGGAGCTGGTTGCCAGATGGATTCTGGAGAAAGCCCATTGCCAGAAGCCCATAAAGCGTCTTTGGATTTCCTCGGTGACAGATAAGGCAATCCGGGAAGGCTTTATGCATCTGAGGGACGGAAGAGAGTACCGCCCCCTTTATGACGCTGCAGTTGCCAGGGCAGAGGCCGACTGGCTGGTGGGAATCAATGCTACCAGAGCCTTGACATGTAAATATAATGCTCAGCTGTCCTGCGGCCGTGTGCAGACCCCGACCCTTGCAATCATTGCGGCAAGAGAAGCAGAGATTCGAAAATTTAAGCCGCAGGATTACTATGGATTGACGCTTCTTGCCGGAAAGGCCCGTTGGGTATGGCAGGATAAGAAAAGCGGCAGCCCACGTTCTTTTCAGAAGGAAGCCATGGAAGAGCGAAAAGGGGCTGTGCAGGCAGACTTGCTGCAGGTAGTTTCCGTGGAAAAAAGCCGGAAGAAAACTTATGCGCCGGGACTGTATGATTTAACAGAACTACAGAGAGATGCCAACAAACGTTTTGGCTTTTCTGCGAAGGAAACCCTGAATATTATGCAGCGTCTGTATGAGAACCATAAGGTACTGACTTATCCCAGAACAGATTCCAGGTATATTGGAAGTGATATTGTGCCAACCATAAAGGAGCGACTGAAAGCCTGTGCCGTAGGCCCTTATCGTTCCATTGCAGGGTCTCTTTCCATGAAGCCCGTGAAGGTATCCAAGTCCTTTGTAGATGATACGAAGGTCAGTGACCACCATGCAATCATTCCCACAGAACAGTTTGTACAGCTAGACCATATGACAAACGAAGAGCGGAAGATTTATGATTTGGTAGTGCGGAGATTTTTCAGCGTTCTGTATCCGCCTTTTGAGTATGAGCAGACTACCATGAAGGCCACTGCAGCGGGAGAAACCTTTACGGTAAAAGGGAAAATCGTGAAGCAGGCGGGTTGGAAGGCGGTTTATGAGGACGGCTTTGCAGACCAGGAGGAGGAAGGTTTTCAGAAACTTTCAGATTTAAAAGAAGGAGAAAAACTGAAAATCGAGAGAACGGAACTGACTTTAGGCAAGACGAAGCCCCCTGCGCCTTTTACCGAGGCAACACTTTTGTCTGCAATGGAAAATCCGGTGAAATATCTGGAACATGCAGACGCAAAAGCAGCAAAAACCCTGGGGGAAACAGGCGGTTTGGGAACCGTTGCCACAAGGGCGGATATTATTGAAAAACTGTTCCATACCTTTTTGATGGAAAAAAGAGGAAACGATCTTTATCTGACCTCTAAGGCGAAACAGCTTTTAGAGCTGGTTCCTGAGGATTTGAAGAAGCCGGAGCTTACGGCAGACTGGGAAATGAAGCTCTCTGATATTGCCAAAGGCAAACTGAAAAAAGATCGTTTCCTCACAGAAATCCGGGGTTATACAGAGGAGATTATCCGGGAAATCAAGACTGGAGAGGGAACCTTCCGCCACGATAATCTGACGAATACCAAATGTCCGGTGTGTGGTAAACGTATGTTGTCCGTAAACGGTAAAAACAGTAAAATGCTGGTCTGCCAGGACAGAGAATGCGGACATAGAGAAACGATTTCCAGGCTAACCAATGCCAGATGCCCCAACTGCCACAGAAAAATGGAGATGTATGTAAAAGGGAAAGAAGATACCTTTATCTGTAATACCTGCGGATACAAGGAAAAGCTTTCCAGCTTCCGGCAAAGAAGAGAAAAAGAAGGCGCAGGTGTCAGCAAAAAGGACGTACAGCGCTATCTGAACAAACAGAAAAAAGAAGCCCAGGAGCCGATAAACAATGCGTTTGCCGATGCCCTGGCAAAATTAAATCTCAAGTAATAAAAGTTCAAATAAAGAAACAATTCAGAAAAATTTAACAAAAAATTTTCTTGTCACCCCCTTATCTGTGTGGTAAAATATTATCACGCTAAAGTGAAAAAAGATAAGGGGGAATCAAAATGTCTGATTTTAATATGAATGTTACTCCGGAAATTGAAATGCTTACAGAAATCTGTAAAGAAAACAGCCGGATCGACGCGTCCCTGTATCCGAAATACGATGTCAAGAGGGGACTTCGTGATATTAACGGAAAGGGCGTTTTGGCAGGTCTGACCCAGATTTCCAATATTGTTTCAAAAAAAGTGATTGACGGTGAAGAGGTTCCCTGTGAAGGCGAGTTGTATTACCGGGGAATTAATGTGGAGGATTTGACCAAGGGCTTTCTGGACGAAAAACGTTTCGGTTTTGAGGAAGCAACGTATCTGCTTTTATTCGGACGTCTGCCCAATCAGGAAGAATTGAAGGACTTCTGCAGGATTCTGGCAACACAGAGAACACTTCCCACAAACTTTGTCCGGGATGTGATTATGAAAGCACCCAGCAGAGATATGATGAACACTCTTTCCAGAAGTGTGCTGACTCTGTATTCCTATGATGAAAATCCGGAAGATATTTCCCTTCCCAATGTTCTGCGCCAGTGCATTAATCTTATCAGTGTTTTTCCCATGCTTTCCGTATATGGCTATCAGGCACATAAACATTACAATCTGGACGACAGTCTTTATATCCATAATCCTGAAAAAAATCTGTCTACCGCAGAGAATATTCTGCTGATGTTGCGTCCTGACAAAAAATACTCATCTCTGGAAGCAGAAATTCTGGATTTGGCTCTGGTACTGCATATGGAACATGGCGGAGGAAATAACTCCACCTTTACTACGCATGTGGTATCTTCTTCTGGCACGGATACTTATTCTGCCATAGCAGCTGCCCTTGGTTCCCTGAAGGGACCAAAGCACGGTGGCGCCAATATTAAGGTGGTCAGTATGTTCCAGGATATGAAGGAAACTTTAAAGGACTGGGAAGATGAAGAGGAGATTGTGGATTATCTGACAAAATTATTACATAAAGAAGCCTTTGATAAACGGGGACTGATTTATGGTATGGGGCATGCTGTTTACTCCATTTCCGACCCCAGAGCCCAGATTTTCAAGAAATTTGTCCGCCAGCTTGCTGAGGAAAAAGGCAGAATGAAGGACTACGAGCTTTATGCTAAAGTAGAGCGTCTGGCCCCGGAGGTAATCGCAAGAGAACGCCGTATTTATAAGGGGGTCAGCGCCAACGTGGACTTTTACAGCGGCTTTGTTTACAGTATGCTGGGACTGCCGTTAGAGTTGTATACTCCTATGTTTGCCATTGCCCGTATTGTGGGCTGGAGCGCACACCGCATGGAGGAACTGATTAACACAGATAAAATTATCCGTCCGGCTTATAAAAACGTACTGGAAGAGCAGACTTATGAGCCTTTAAAGGACAGAAGATAGATAATTTGACAAACCCTGCCTGTACCTGTTACCATAGAGAAAACACCCTGCTTTATCCAGCAGGTACAGGAAAGGAAGAAAGTATGTTTCGGAAATTTTTTCCAGATGAATATCTGGATTCTACTTATCTCATAGATTTTGAAGCTCTTTACAAAAATGGGTACAGAGGAGTTATTTTTGACATTGATAATACACTGGTTCCTCATGGAGAGCCGGCAGATGAGAGGGCAGAGGCTCTGTTTAAAAGGCTGAAAAACACAGGATTTCAGTGT
This region includes:
- a CDS encoding AAA family ATPase produces the protein MENTTRLHSQLAHKVIQEVQKAVIGKEDPGVEKTTMALAFPRALSLKEKRLTFTPDVLPRDVQRIFTDVCVYRIFLTSKARISQVSARSVLEEILKTVPAPSVRTKPS
- a CDS encoding ROK family transcriptional regulator, which gives rise to MEKERKAALPTTLRQKNYLTILNTFRGEEALSANDVSAMTGISRATVMKAINHFTECGLLKSVGKGDSTQIGGKKPELFCFCMKRYILCIGLCAEEMVASLYDLKNNLIAKEYIPYNRKEDVNTFFDKVEYISDLLFEKVEDGRELLYGVSLCMGGFLDITTGVLQYSALTPEWGYNVPLKEMLQERFPEKEIAIDNVARMAACAEVLDNPAYEQKRVAVLYTDVGVSACYIDKGHILHGRNSMIGEIGMMVISQSDVKPYTNADTALFSNQISEKTIVSNVFAQKEKLRESSLYEFRDDLKLMDIFSEANKGDVFAREIVKKAAWIFSAALQNIVVNFDPEVVIFQGNFSRGGKWFEECLWEAMRCYPQSKLSDSFEIRYDMRPLISLQMRGATKVMVCKFFQEEEWIRK
- a CDS encoding citrate/2-methylcitrate synthase, whose product is MSDFNMNVTPEIEMLTEICKENSRIDASLYPKYDVKRGLRDINGKGVLAGLTQISNIVSKKVIDGEEVPCEGELYYRGINVEDLTKGFLDEKRFGFEEATYLLLFGRLPNQEELKDFCRILATQRTLPTNFVRDVIMKAPSRDMMNTLSRSVLTLYSYDENPEDISLPNVLRQCINLISVFPMLSVYGYQAHKHYNLDDSLYIHNPEKNLSTAENILLMLRPDKKYSSLEAEILDLALVLHMEHGGGNNSTFTTHVVSSSGTDTYSAIAAALGSLKGPKHGGANIKVVSMFQDMKETLKDWEDEEEIVDYLTKLLHKEAFDKRGLIYGMGHAVYSISDPRAQIFKKFVRQLAEEKGRMKDYELYAKVERLAPEVIARERRIYKGVSANVDFYSGFVYSMLGLPLELYTPMFAIARIVGWSAHRMEELINTDKIIRPAYKNVLEEQTYEPLKDRR
- a CDS encoding DNA topoisomerase III, giving the protein MKSLVLAEKPSVARDIARVLKCSKKLNGALEGERYIVTWALGHLVTLADPEEYDKKYKEWKMEVLPMMPEKMELVVIKQTAKQYQAVKTQLYRKDVGEIIIATDAGREGELVARWILEKAHCQKPIKRLWISSVTDKAIREGFMHLRDGREYRPLYDAAVARAEADWLVGINATRALTCKYNAQLSCGRVQTPTLAIIAAREAEIRKFKPQDYYGLTLLAGKARWVWQDKKSGSPRSFQKEAMEERKGAVQADLLQVVSVEKSRKKTYAPGLYDLTELQRDANKRFGFSAKETLNIMQRLYENHKVLTYPRTDSRYIGSDIVPTIKERLKACAVGPYRSIAGSLSMKPVKVSKSFVDDTKVSDHHAIIPTEQFVQLDHMTNEERKIYDLVVRRFFSVLYPPFEYEQTTMKATAAGETFTVKGKIVKQAGWKAVYEDGFADQEEEGFQKLSDLKEGEKLKIERTELTLGKTKPPAPFTEATLLSAMENPVKYLEHADAKAAKTLGETGGLGTVATRADIIEKLFHTFLMEKRGNDLYLTSKAKQLLELVPEDLKKPELTADWEMKLSDIAKGKLKKDRFLTEIRGYTEEIIREIKTGEGTFRHDNLTNTKCPVCGKRMLSVNGKNSKMLVCQDRECGHRETISRLTNARCPNCHRKMEMYVKGKEDTFICNTCGYKEKLSSFRQRREKEGAGVSKKDVQRYLNKQKKEAQEPINNAFADALAKLNLK
- a CDS encoding ChbG/HpnK family deacetylase encodes the protein MKNLITRMDDFGSAFAADGAIFQAIKKGDYVKNVSCMAVAPYIEKDAKELEELRKKKSICIGLHATLNSEWEKIDYHSILNPKEISSLVDEKGKFAMHPMLFEKRMPKTIECIREISAQLDKLTTFGLTVEYIDTHMLPDAVVPGLKEALTEFARKKGLIDQRWFYTFAQEHQPVLDGSESLEKDAEAYNKWFEGFEEGKQYINILHPAKYSEETKLFYNQVLTGNRVACQREAEQQLSNSGKLEEFCESLEIKRIKYTEAAPQGDTTLSAAMNF
- a CDS encoding DMT family transporter — translated: MKEKYSIYALITVTCWAFSNVLTGIVMQEISTFELAFLRYFIAVSVLLVIVCWKKLSLPAKKDIPWFFLSGGLGFFLYTVCFNLGCAKTTSAVSSTIIAAVPLFTAILSGILLQEKIMRVQWNGIILAFTGVLILVFEPGKMEITSGTLWLLGAAVILSFYNLVQRKLTQRYTALQVSVYSIFCGFLFLCIFAPKGWRVIGVLSTVSWVCIGVMGIFSSAVAYVCWAKALSLAPQTSSVSNFMFLTPFIATVLGYWILGETLSFQNGIGGVLILAGLLLFRWKK